Proteins co-encoded in one Astyanax mexicanus isolate ESR-SI-001 chromosome 1, AstMex3_surface, whole genome shotgun sequence genomic window:
- the LOC125801191 gene encoding antigen WC1.1-like isoform X1, with protein MENYIVIRFFPISPSSNPVSLLVLGSVLFLALVLLVVLFYQNRVLRRVISKARRKTLLEAVYEEINHKCVTNRYTKRGSFISEDQHSGYEDVDEELLSENYGEVYDDIIPAEESPHITTGAALMLNFVCLLSLKFVSRR; from the exons atggaaaactatatcgtgataagattttttcccatatcgcccagctctaatccagtgtctctcctggttctgggatctgtgctcttcctggccttagtgcttctggttgtgctgttttatcagaacagagtgctcaggagag tgatttctaaggcgaggaggaagactctgcttgaggcagtctatgaagagattaaccataaatgtgtcactaacagatatactaaaagag gaagttttatctctgaagatcagcattcaggatatgaggacgtagatgaggagcttctctcag aaaactatggcgaggtctatgatgatatcatacctgctgaagagagcccacacattacaacag gtgcagctttaatgctgaattttgtgtgtttactctctctgaagtttgtctccagaaggtag
- the LOC125801191 gene encoding antigen WC1.1-like isoform X2, producing MENYIVIRFFPISPSSNPVSLLVLGSVLFLALVLLVVLFYQNRVLRRVISKARRKTLLEAVYEEINHKCVTNRYTKRGSFISEDQHSGYEDVDEELLSENYGEVYDDIIPAEESPHITTGS from the exons atggaaaactatatcgtgataagattttttcccatatcgcccagctctaatccagtgtctctcctggttctgggatctgtgctcttcctggccttagtgcttctggttgtgctgttttatcagaacagagtgctcaggagag tgatttctaaggcgaggaggaagactctgcttgaggcagtctatgaagagattaaccataaatgtgtcactaacagatatactaaaagag gaagttttatctctgaagatcagcattcaggatatgaggacgtagatgaggagcttctctcag aaaactatggcgaggtctatgatgatatcatacctgctgaagagagcccacacattacaacag gttcttGA